A section of the Oncorhynchus tshawytscha isolate Ot180627B linkage group LG09, Otsh_v2.0, whole genome shotgun sequence genome encodes:
- the si:dkey-208k4.2 gene encoding P43 5S RNA-binding protein-like has translation MNGVAHKQDSDPRKQLFNCNHADCAATFQREWRLKEHETVHTGAQPFQCNVADCGRRFSRKSHLSRHALGHTGVKQFRCTFVGCTKAFFKADKLKRHVHYAHGEKDKYFKCNFPNCLLTFKKRRVYKLHLKEHGISSNFKCSKRGCGVTFDTNVARKAHEKKHAGYRCTQPECNHFEQTWGKMHKHMAKHPATFTCKLCQKVFKHVDSLRRHKRTHALQKPVLLCPSSGCKAYFSTTFNLQHHIRKAHLQLLKYHCCFPDCPRTFAMRESLSRHLAHHDPDANPEKKKRKRPKKAWQKRLEGHQLPLVEDDLRRLFALRMRVSRRAKVEVNLSGLFNERKIPHFVDSEVNLRDLFSIKPPHPSCPAERVPVEVTHPEVTDQRLNL, from the exons ATGAACGGGGTAGCCCACAAACAGGACTCGGATCCTCGAAAACAGCTTTTCAACTGCAACCATGCTGATTGTGCGGCGACGTTCCAACGGGAGTGGCGTTTGAAAGAGCACGAGACAGTGCACACGGGAGCG CAACCTTTTCAATGCAACGTGGCTGATTGTGGCCGTCGTTTCTCACGGAAATCTCACCTGAGCCGCCACGCACTTGGCCACACCGGGGTGAAACAATTCAG ATGTACCTTTGTGGGTTGCACAAAGGCTTTCTTCAAAGCGGACAAGTTGAAGAGACACGTCCATTATGCCCACGGAGAAAAGGACAAGTACTTTAAG tgcaATTTTCCAAATTGCTTATTGACATTCAAGAAACGGAGGGTGTATAAATTACATTTGAAGGAGCATGGAATATCTTCTAATTTCAA ATGTTCGAAGAGAGGATGTGGAGTCACGTTTGACACCAATGTCGCTCGCAAAGCCCATGAGAAGAAACATGCAG GGTACCGCTGCACACAGCCTGAATGCAATCATTTTGAACAAACCTGGGGGAAAATGCACAAACACATGGCTAAACACCCAG CCACATTCACCTGTAAGCTGTGCCAGAAGGTGTTTAAGCATGTCGACTCTCTGCGTAGACACAAGCGAACCCACGCCCTGCAGAAGCCTGTCCTGCTGTGCCCCAGCAGTGGATGCAAGGCCTACTTCTCCACTACCTTTAACTTGCAGCACCACATCCGCAAGGCCCACCTGCAGCTCCTCAAGTACCATTGCTGCTTCCCCGATTGCCCCAGAACCTTTGCCATGCGG GAGAGCCTAAGCAGACACCTGGCTCACCATGACCCAGATGCCAACCCTGAGAAG AAGAAGCGCAAGCGGCCCAAGAAGGCCTGGCAGAAGCGTCTGGAAGGCCACCAGCTGCCCCTGGTGGAGGACGACCTGCGGCGCCTCTTTGCCTTGCGCATGAGGGTGTCACGACGGGCCAAGGTTGAGGTTAACCTCTCAGGCCTCTTCAACGAGCGCAAGATCCCCCACTTTGTCGACTCGGAGGTCAACCTGCGTGACCTCTTCAGCATCAAGccccctcacccctcctgccCTGCAGAGCGAGTCCCTGTGGAGGTCACCCACCCAGAGGTCACTGATCAAAGGTTGAACTTGTAG